In a single window of the Coregonus clupeaformis isolate EN_2021a unplaced genomic scaffold, ASM2061545v1 scaf0126, whole genome shotgun sequence genome:
- the phlda1 gene encoding pleckstrin homology-like domain family A member 1, whose amino-acid sequence MLENRSKVLKEGLLEKRSDGLLQLWKKKHCVLTEDGVLLHPPKQHDHPHHHNHHGGGDTSKVKELHFSNMKTVDCVERKGKYIYFTVVMSEGKEIDFRCPQDEGWNAEITLQMVQYKNRQAILAVKSTRQKQQLLVVQLPGQKIIRSSPNVA is encoded by the coding sequence ATGCTGGAGAACCGCAGCAAGGTGCTGAAAGAGGGGCTTCTGGAGAAGCGAAGCGACGGTTTGCTGCAGCTGTGGAAGAAGAAGCACTGCGTCCTCACGGAGGACGGGGTTCTGCTTCACCCGCCGAAGCAGCACGACCACCCGCACCATCACAACCACCACGGCGGCGGAGACACCAGCAAAGTCAAGGAGCTGCACTTCTCCAACATGAAAACTGTGGACTGCGTCGAGAGGAAAGGGAAATACATCTACTTCACCGTGGTCATGTCGGAGGGCAAGGAGATCGATTTCAGGTGTCCACAGGACGAGGGCTGGAACGCCGAGATAACTTTGCAGATGGTGCAATACAAAAATAGGCAGGCCATCCTGGCCGTGAAGTCGACCAGACAGAAACAGCAGCTCCTCGTTGTTCAGCTCCCGGGACAGAAAATTATTCGGAGCTCGCCAAACGTTGCGTGA